CTATATGTTGGATTTTGCTTCACCAACATGACTACAACCAATGCTTCCTTATGGCAAACAAACACGACTCACATCGATGGTTGCTCGACGTCTCAGTTACCGCAGCAGTGGAATAATCTAGAAGCAGAGGTAAGTAAAGCACAGCAGCAtgaatgaaattgaatgagaAAACACACAATGATCTTACTTGAGAGCCATCCCAGAGCTGACCCCAATACACACTTCCaaattcttcttctccaagCTTGTTATCATGGTTAAAATTATTCGTAGCCAATTGCAATTCCTTCAGAGAAAAAATCCTCCATTTTTTGGGGTCCTTTTTCCCTTACCTTTTTCTGTTCAAATTCCAGTTTCAACTTAACTTCAAAACACATAATAGTTGAATAGCTGATAAAATCAAACAGTAGCTGAAAACCTCAACAGAGAAATAACAAATCCACATCTTAGAACAGCCCTATAAAGGAAGTAATAGTGAAAACAGAGTACAAAACTCAACATAAATGAGCAATCAAGAAACAGAACAAAAAGAAATCACATACCGATTTGATGCCTTGACACAACACAACATTGAGCCAAAATCAGTAATTTCAACACACCCCACctctcaaaattcaaactttgaGCAAAAAAGTTCCACTGCAGTTAAAGCTACCAATTCCAAAATTGCCAAGAGTTGTTTATGAAAGAGGTCCTCATTAGTTGTACATTTCccattcttcaatttttctttaaaaatatttggttGATTCTGATTGAGTCAAAGCTACGGAGTTGAATATGTTAAAACGGAAAGAAACGCCAATGGTGATTTGGATATTTAACAAACACAGTTGAAAATTTGTAATCAAGCGTTTTCTTAAGGAGACGAGTCAAGgatcaataccaaaaaaaaaaatacactcatgcaaaaagattttttatattggcaACTAACTTATGATACTATTCTTACAATATACACAACTCACTTTACACAATAGTGAACTAACAACAATACAAAAGAGAcatctatctatatatttcCTCACaataaacaagaaacaaaaatgaaaaatatgatcaTCACTCCAACAAAAGCATTATTTTTGTGTGGTGAAGCACTTGAATTCGTGGTGGAATTGAACATGTTCCCATAATCAAGTGTAGAGATATGTTGAACTGATGACGCTGGTACATTTTTAGGCACGTCACAAAGTCCAATTCCTGCACTAGCCAAACTGTCCAAATCATCTCCAAGCCCACTTTTCTCATCATAGCAAAGCCCCAAATTATTGTGAATCCTCAATTTTCTCCCCATTCTCCAAaccctctctctcttgaaAGGAATTGGCCCTACCAATTTGTTATTGTCTAGCCTTAGCTCACTAAGACTATTCAATTTGGCAAATGTTGATGGTATGGTTCCATTGAGTTGGTTCCCATCAAGATGGAGCACTCTTAGCATAGCTAACTCTCCTAGTGATTCCGGGATTGGACCTTTCAAGTCTGTGTTTGATAATCCTAAGATGATCAAGTTGTTCAAACCTGAAAACATGTCCTTTGGAATTGTGGTGGATATGGAGGGGTTGCCATTGAGGATGAGAGCTTGAAGAGATCTTTGGTTTTGAAGTGTGTTAGGGAGAGGTCCGGTTAGGGTATTGTAACTCAAGTCGAGGAGAACTAGGTTTTCGAGGTTTTCTAGGTTTGGGATGGGACCGGAGATTCGATTTCGACTTAAATCTATTTTTAGGAGGGAATTACTACTTAGGAGGGAGTTTGGGAGGGAGCCTTTGAAATGATTTTGGTTGAGGTCTAGGATGCTTAATGATGGGAATGTGATGTTAGGAAATGAGCCAGATAATTTATTGCAACTCAAGTCTAATGACCTTAAATCATGGATATGACCTAATGAATGTGGGATTGAAccatttaaattgtttttgtgAAGATCTAAAACGGTCAAATAGGTCAAGTTGCCTAATTCAGGTGGAATTGGGCCAATGTGGTTGTTTTCCCTTAGTACTAAAGTTTGCAAAGAGGAGCCCAATTGGCCTAGAAAAGATGGTATGGGTTGAGGGTTGTTGGTGAAACATCGGTAGAAGAAAAGGGTTCTTAGGTGAGGGAGTTTAGTGATGGATGGTGAGATGGTGGAGCGGGTCGGGTCGCACGTCGGGAATGCGGTATCGTCCGATAGTGACCCGAAAGAAAGAGACACGACGTGGAACACGTTGTCTTTGTCGGGCACGCACTCGATCCCGTGCCACCGACCGCGGCACACGTTCGGGATCTCCGTGGCCCAGTCGTTGCCGGTTGCTCTCATTATGTCGTAGACCGCTTCTTGCTCTTCGGGATCCGTTTGAGCGCCGGTGTTGGACCCGGGTAGCCCGGTTTGTGGCCCGTCTACGAGGGCACCCGAATCCGGCATGATAACGGTGAAGGGCATGCCTAAGTGAACGTTCACTAGTAACAATACATGGAATAGTATTGTTGCTTGAGGTGTTgagaatttcattttaattattgtgttAGATAAAAGGGATGTTTGAAGGGTATAGTATATATAGGTAAGGGAGTTTAATGATATATGCTTAGGGTTGGTGAGTGTGGGGCAAATATATTGAAGTAAGCTAGTAATGAAATCACGGGGAAGGAGAGGAGATGGAATTAATGATAGTTTGGGGCATTAAATTCAATCACGCAATTCATCCTTTGAGGGTTCTGTTGTTGAAGCTCTAGTCCTAATCATTTCCTCATAGTATTTACtgttacttttctttttgaaaacaaCTTGCTATATAGCTAGAAGAGAAGATAAAAACCCACCCACTGAaccatatttaattatttattcaaaatttcaaacatattGAAGATTTGGAGTGGATGATTTTTAGATTTCTAATTGGGACATTATAAAAAAGCtgtaacaataaatataataattaaataagttttctgtttcatatttttgaatatttttataatttctgtATTcagtttgatttaatttttcaattaattcgACTcggttttaattaaaaagaaaattagtttATGAAATACATTCTTTGTTCCCTAACAATATGTTTTCATGCGAAACTGCTAAAcctgagaataataaaaaaataattgaaatagtgttaatggaaaaataaaatccaaataattaGTAGTCTAAAGCgtgtaaaaatttaaacaaaaatggaTTAATTTTAGCCAACAAATCTATACATGTTTTGGGGATATTTACGCAAATGCCATTTTAGctgaaaaattacaatttgTTGTGACGATACATTCTATCCATGAtttcatattaattgaaaaacataaattcTCATCATTGTTGTGAACAATACTCATCCCAAACCACTTTATATACAACTCTTAATATTCCTCATCCCAAACGTTTACAAACAATGCATGATTTGTATATTAATGACAAAAATCCAAACGTTCAAGCAAAATCTCTATAAATATCTTCCCAAAACAGCTTCATTCGTCAAAATTCCAATATTCATCGACGACCCATGCGGTGGTGTCATTTCAATGCGTGGAAAAGTCGAGCACACGGAAAGCCGTGGTGAATGCAGGAGATGATGATCTCAATTTCACGTTTGAAGTTGGTCAAGATAATAGGGATAAAGCGTCCCTCTCCGCGAAGAAGCTCTTTGACTGCGGCATGATCGTTGCAGATCCTAATGGAAGCAACGGCTGTAGGCTTGGAGGATAATCCATGGCGCTTTCTCGCCACAGCACTAGAAAAACGGGGGAACGAGCTCGGTGGCGAAGAGAGGTGTAGCGCCGTTGAGACTGCTGAGCTGAAGGACGACACCGTCTCTTTCTCTTATCAGAGATGAATTGTGTTTCCTCACCGTTtcgttaattaattatcaatgaCATTAGAATTCATTacttttaaatcaaatagtgatattaaattttcagttaaaaattaatttaaataattatcatgttattgataatagtcatttatagattttgcatattttaaagaaaaaacatttatagattttgcatattttaaagaaaaaacagaTGCTACAAATGGGTTGTAGCGCAGTTAGTGcgttttatgttttattatattatgtacTGAATTCCAATGTTTGAATATGTGGTAACGTtaatttaatgcataataataataataacaataattattttttttaatccaatCAAATACATGAacctaaattattttataaatttcaatatttacaaTGATATTCATATAGATTTTTATGAgttatataaacaaatttacGGCCAAGAttaaggtaaaaaaaaatctctactATCAGTAAGGGTTATCAAGTAGGCCAACGCAGTGTAAGATATCAAATACAGATCTAAAACctcccaaaataaaataagtgatcaacaaagtaaaattaaacCAGGACGGATggagaattttattaatatttggctcatttgttggtcatgatgagtatattttaaagtcaagggtttaggatttaggTTTCAAGGTTTGGGTTTTTAGTGTATAGGATCACTGTATtgtaatgaaatgaagttcggTATAATATTTACATGAATGCCATTCgaataatatatttgtttattatttaaaattaatttttataaatagtttatGATTTGAAATGTAAAACGAATAGACatttattattgatataatttgtAACAAATGACATTAAACAGATTTTTATGAGTTATATAAAATTGGAGTttaggaaagaaaaagaatgtcatcatgtttttttaattaaagcCACTCTTTCTTGATATGAgtatataaacaaatttacaGCCAAGATTAAGGTAAAAAAATCTCTACTATCAGTAAGGGTTATCAAGTAGGCCAACGCAGTGTAAGATATCGAATACAGATCTAAAacctctcaaaataaaataagtgatcaacaaagtaaaattgaacCAGGGCGGACgaagaattttattgatatttcgctcatttgttggtcatgatgagtatattttaaagtcaagggtttaggatttaggTTTCAAGGTTTGAGTTTTTAGTGTATAGGATCACTATATTGTAATGAAATGAAGCTCGGTGATATTCACATGAATGCCATtcgaataatatatatatttattatttaaaattaatttttataaatagtttatGATTTGAGATGTAAAAAGAATAGACatttattattgatataatttgtAACAAATGAcattaaactttattttcaaTGTCAGgttaataaaaaagttatttattaattaaattagctttttattaatagtccattattttaattggtggCGTATATTCTAAGCGTTTTGCTTTCCACATTCCAAAAACCACCGCACGTGGCCTTTAATTAGCATTTCTTCTCTAAGCATTTCACCtgcaaatattaaattttagtaaacgtttcatatgtaaatattataattatgttgaAGATGGTGGAAACTAAAAGGTCTTTTGTTTATGAATTGTGGAACATGAAATGTTAACTTTTAgttttctataaatacatgttcTTTCATTGTTATTcatatttgcattttttgGACATTGTTGGTGTCCGAGGAAATTACAGGAAGAATATCAACATGAGCCTCACGGACCTTATTGGTGCGGAGGACACATCGATGTAGGTGGCAATCGACTATTTCATATATGTGGCAGCGATGGAGCCCCAGATCTAAGggtttttttgtgttattttatgtgatttcaCCATTAGGGCAGTAATATTCGAGCTGTCTTTAGTTGCTCGGTTAGTTGGTTGACGAGTATCCATATTTTTTGCATGGTAGTAGAGGGTTTACAAATTTAAGATTTGAATTTGTATCTTTTTATGGAGTTTACAAGGATGATGGAAGAAGGAAGAAAGATGGTTTAGGCTTTTTCGATATtcgaattattattatgattagtCGAAGTCTTTAACTGATTagatttattcttttagttaATTGGGTACTGAACTAATTGGctaattaagtattttttttattgagaaCGTTGAAGGTTTTTGAAGAGTTTAGTTATTTTCTAGActataaatatgacatttaGTAACTTATTATTGATACacctttatttttatttatttttcgttACTTTCAAACAACAAATTGACAGGCTTCGTGAGTTGGTATTCGTCTGACTCATCGTAAATTTTGTTGTAATATgagtacatttttttgtatttttgaatagcaacaaaactaaaatttgatattttgttcttAACAGAGGGAGAAAGATTGATACTCACTTATAATCATTACAAACCTTGCTCACCAAACTTGATATTTTTGGTTCCTTTTACTGTTTGCacggttattacttcattacattTTCTAGATTTGcagtttttttattagatattcaacaaatttcaatcaacactatgtataaatttgaataaataatctTTTACTatgcattattattatatacgtataatatgtatatttcaaaaaattacattatgccgtgcatagcacgggagAGATACTagttaaatgataaaatgagattGTTTATACTTTTTAGGAAGCGAGGGAGTATATATGATGtatcccacataattttataccATAGTTAGGTCATACATTCGTATATTAGTCATAATGATTTTGGGTAttatctaatttatatataccaGAGTTATTTGATTTAGATTTTTGTAATGACACTCTCTCTCACACTATGAACTAGGCGAcacttaaaattattttttaaaaataaattaacacaGCCTTATTTTAACccttaaattttaacttttgttagtttaattaatgaatcaaAAATCACCATGATAATTGATAATACTACATCATTGCAATGACCTAAATCTACTACAAAATGGTAgttaagatatttaatttagtcAGTTGATTTATTGAATGTATCATATTTCATCTTCGGTTCTGTACTTTATGCTTCATATATATCCATAATGCATTGAGTTTTTCCTATTACTAGTAtacatagtaaaaaaaaagcacgaaaaaagaaattaaagcaCGAAATTACTAGTATACACAGTAACAAGTATGtgtcaaaaaattaatgagCTAAATCAGGTTGGTTCAGGTGTAAATGGGCCAACACTCTTTTGTTGTAGACATATGGTCTTTTGGGCTGTGGGCTGAGGTTCGTGGGCGGGAATAATATTTGTACAATTTCCTTATCAGCGACATGTTTAATTTATCTAAGTAATATAATTACATTACACAGAAggataaattacaaattacaaattacaaatctcaatattttGCTAATCTTTCCAACTCATATATGTGAAGATTTTTTCCCTTGTAAAAAATGGAAGTGGGTTGAGTAATTTACATGAAATGCAAATTAACCTCATTCTTTTTCACTTGGACATGAGAAAATGGATTGGATTAGTGTTCCACTCCCaccaataatttaaatcttttttGATTGATATTCCGAAATAGTGGTATATGCTagtaatacattaaaattttaatttttatgtaaataataGTCATGAAGAGTTACATGATATAGTATCATCCTAAATCTCATTGGTACATGGTATGCAAGGTTACATATGTTgaagatgaataaaataaaaagcaaCAAGAAAAAGTAACATAGGTAGTAGTAATATAGTTAGAAACAACTATTTGGAAGGTCCAGCCTCTCCATATCCTCCAGGAAGATAACCATATCCATGACCATGACCATCACCGCCGACATCCGACGACCCCGGAAAATACTCATTCCCCATCCCACCACCAAACAAATCCAAACCGTACCTCCCCCCATCAAACGCCGGAGCAAAACCATACGCATCATCAGACACCGGCGCAGCAAAGAAACTCTCTCCACCTAtaacaccaccaccaccatctcCCGCCGCCGCAGAGCTTGCGCCGCCATTCTTGAGCTCTTCAATCCGCCCTTTAACCTGCGCCCTGAACGTCCGGAACCACTCGATCTGCTCCTTCACCTGCTCCGCATCCAAGCTCTCCATCGGAAACTCCCACCACCCCAtctcgccgccgccgccgagaTGCTTCTCCCTCCTCTCCTCCCGCTCCAGCTGCTCCACCACCCCATCCAGCCGCCTGTTGATCTCGTGGATCCTCGTCTGCGGGCCGTTTCCCTCGCGGCGCCCGTGGACGACGGAGTCCAAGTCCGGGGTGAAGAACGAGTGAGGGATGCCCGACGGAGAGAAGATGATGGCGCCCACGTCCACGCCGCACAGCGTGCTCAGCTCGCTCGCCTTCTTGTACACGCCCACGCGCCGTTTCGAGAAGGAAACCAAGAGGTCGTCTTTGTTCTCGATCAGTCTGATCGGGATCTTTTGACGACCTCTTGTCTTCTTTTCCGACATTTTTTCactcttaaaaatttaaaaaaaaaaaaaaaaaaaaggatattgTTGCCCTACAATGCTTGGGTTAGTAGAAGAAAAGGTAGTGATTCTTGAAAATATGGAATGATTATAGCATGGGATATATAGTGAGGAAAAGGtggtgatttttatttttgaaaaacatgaTTAATTGTTGTTACTCCTTTTCTTTTGTGAATTATACAAAATGCTGTATAGTATTTTCATGATCCAATAAAATCTATGCTGTATTCtttgaatgatttttttaatttgaatttcaattactaaaatgCATAGAGGTGTTGTGTTGActtgatttgaatttcaaaacattGTCAGTGTTCTTGCATTCGATTACTCAAATCggtcaaataaatttatcacgtatacttattttaagaattgGGTAACATCTAAATTCTGAATTTATCTTGCTACCAAATTGTGAtgtagaaaataaagtaacaaTATTTTTGGCGGGGAAATCGTggtaattgcatttaaaacaATTCAACTTGGTTactacattaatttttatgttgaataatattttacttcaaatataatttgtacGCGATGCTACAATATTGTTATCGAGTTAGATGTACAGTTTATAGTAATCAAAGACGTCTTGTTGTCTTGCACTCGCTCTCTAAATTATCTCCGACTATATCTAAACAGCCACAATTTTATCTAATGATGGAGCAATAAGCGTAgctataaaattattgaattacaAGTATTATATAAGGATCTTATGAAAATATAGATAATGTtatttagagtgaactacggTCTCCTGATTTTATGTATTCGATATGGgccattattatttttttaatattaaatattaggATCATAATACATTGTATcctaattaatatttactactactatatattaaaatttaattataaagaaGTTATATCATCTACTCTCACTACAACAAAAAAGAAGTCTAAGGACGcttttttggttaattaaggacatttttt
The nucleotide sequence above comes from Salvia hispanica cultivar TCC Black 2014 chromosome 5, UniMelb_Shisp_WGS_1.0, whole genome shotgun sequence. Encoded proteins:
- the LOC125187403 gene encoding protein TOO MANY MOUTHS encodes the protein MPFTVIMPDSGALVDGPQTGLPGSNTGAQTDPEEQEAVYDIMRATGNDWATEIPNVCRGRWHGIECVPDKDNVFHVVSLSFGSLSDDTAFPTCDPTRSTISPSITKLPHLRTLFFYRCFTNNPQPIPSFLGQLGSSLQTLVLRENNHIGPIPPELGNLTYLTVLDLHKNNLNGSIPHSLGHIHDLRSLDLSCNKLSGSFPNITFPSLSILDLNQNHFKGSLPNSLLSSNSLLKIDLSRNRISGPIPNLENLENLVLLDLSYNTLTGPLPNTLQNQRSLQALILNGNPSISTTIPKDMFSGLNNLIILGLSNTDLKGPIPESLGELAMLRVLHLDGNQLNGTIPSTFAKLNSLSELRLDNNKLVGPIPFKRERVWRMGRKLRIHNNLGLCYDEKSGLGDDLDSLASAGIGLCDVPKNVPASSVQHISTLDYGNMFNSTTNSSASPHKNNAFVGVMIIFFIFVSCLL
- the LOC125189340 gene encoding agamous-like MADS-box protein AGL29, translating into MSEKKTRGRQKIPIRLIENKDDLLVSFSKRRVGVYKKASELSTLCGVDVGAIIFSPSGIPHSFFTPDLDSVVHGRREGNGPQTRIHEINRRLDGVVEQLEREERREKHLGGGGEMGWWEFPMESLDAEQVKEQIEWFRTFRAQVKGRIEELKNGGASSAAAGDGGGGVIGGESFFAAPVSDDAYGFAPAFDGGRYGLDLFGGGMGNEYFPGSSDVGGDGHGHGYGYLPGGYGEAGPSK